In Anticarsia gemmatalis isolate Benzon Research Colony breed Stoneville strain chromosome 5, ilAntGemm2 primary, whole genome shotgun sequence, the following are encoded in one genomic region:
- the LOC142973335 gene encoding putative tubulin polyglutamylase TTLL2, with translation MDNSFDDDEPFIFRLNDNGSGPGMLVKVCAERGWRMYQGYNTGLEERWNLWWRSSAFPSASYKTLGDWQFMNHIPKGGSICRKDNLSRLLRCMRRIYGAIYDFSPPCYHLPLEYAKLVSECSRLRRDEEAGANVVWIHKPVAQSQGRGIFLFRSVCEMSCGTAAVVQRYIERPLLIAGYKFDLRLYVCVPGYRPLTAYMYAEGLARFGTDKYTLSDIHNPYRHLTNSSLNKSGPRYAECKDRIGSGCKWTLTQVRKALIGRWGAAEWVMWQRIRALVTLTLLAQAAGTPPARNCFEFYGFDVLLDDSLKPWLLEVNLSPALASDCEADVVVKQPMLHELFDLLGLPMKHTGLAKLKAPPLPTPSQHSCSSEDENGPSRSTSRARTAPRRGGRFRRRRALPLHCVTLQGPGAQSPATGSTDKTADKTTDKTTDKNPDKESSEKGKELNSGRYKSDGADNAESHSSSNVSPPAPPAEPVDESWRGGYSTAASRRRAMTACQWGNGVRWDRATGRVGHWVRIYPHSLPPGDELPMEDVRESVSQVSRLVRAAREVLREATRAGAGDSAARGADRDALLEERLREKLNDFGPHFQVWLPPF, from the exons GTGTGTGCAGAACGAGGTTGGCGTATGTACCAGGGCTACAACACCGGCCTGGAGGAACGGTGGAATCTCTGGTGGAGGTCGAGCGCATTCCCTTCCGCTAGCTACAAAACTTTAGGAGATTGGCAG TTCATGAATCACATACCGAAAGGCGGGTCGATATGTAGGAAAGACAATCTTTCACGTCTCCTACGATGCATGAGGAGGATTTACGGGGCCATATACGACTTCAG TCCGCCCTGCTATCATTTACCTCTGGAGTACGCGAAGTTGGTGTCAGAATGCTCAAGACTGCGAAGAGACGAGGAGGCTGGGGCCAACGTGGTGTGGATCCACAAACCTGTGGCGCAGAGCCAGGGCAGAGGGATATTCCTGTTTCGG aGCGTTTGCGAGATGAGTTGCGGCACAGCGGCGGTGGTGCAGCGCTACATCGAGCGTCCGTTGCTGATCGCGGGGTACAAGTTTGACCTGCGGCTGTACGTGTGTGTGCCGGGGTACAGACCCCTCACCGCCTACATGTACGCTGAGGGACTCGCTCGATTTG GTACGGACAAGTACACGCTGTCGGACATCCACAACCCGTACCGGCACCTGACGAACTCATCGCTCAACAAGTCCGGCCCGCGATACGCTGAATGTAAGGACCGTATTGGTAGTG GGTGTAAATGGACGTTGACGCAAGTCCGTAAAGCGTTGATCGGTCGGTGGGGCGCGGCGGAGTGGGTGATGTGGCAACGTATTCGAGCCCTAGTGACTCTGACGCTGCTGGCTCAAGCGGCTGGAACTCCTCCAGCTCGGAACTGCTTTGAATTCTACGGTTTTGATGTGCTGTTGGACGATTCATTAAAGCCTTGGTTGTTGGAG GTGAACTTGTCACCCGCACTAGCGTCTGATTGCGAGGCCGACGTGGTGGTGAAGCAACCGATGCTTCACGAACTATTCGATCTGCTCGGTCTTCCTATGAAGCATACTGGTCTTGCCAAACTGAAGGCACCGCCTTTACCAACACCAAGCCAACACAG TTGCAGTTCAGAGGACGAGAACGGTCCGTCCCGAAGCACATCGCGCGCCCGCACAGCGCCGCGGCGCGGGGGACGCTTTCGCCGGCGACGCGCCCTACCGCTACATTGCGTCACGTTGCAGGGACCCGGCGCACAGTCTCCAGCCACCGGCAGCACTGACAAAACAGCTGATAAGACAACCGACAAGACGACTGACAAGAACCCTGATAAG GAATCTTCAGAGAAAGGCAAGGAGTTAAACAGTGGCCGATACAAAAGTGACGGTGCCGACAATGCTGAATCGCAT TCGTCATCAAACGTGTCCCCGCCCGCACCGCCGGCCGAGCCCGTGGACGAGTCGTGGCGCGGCGGGTACTCGACGGCAGCGTCGCGGCGCCGCGCCATGACGGCGTGCCAGTGGGGCAACGGCGTGCGCTGGGACCGCGCCACCGGCCGCGTGGGTCACTGGGTGCGCATCTACCCGCACTCACTGCCGCCCGGGGACGAG TTGCCGATGGAGGACGTGCGCGAGAGCGTGTCGCAGGTGTCGCGGCTGGTGCGCGCGGCGCGCGAGGTGCTGCGCGAGGCGACGCGCGCGGGCGCGGGCGacagcgcggcgcgcggcgccgACCGCGACGCGCTGCTCGAGGAGCGCCTGCGAGAGAAGCTCAACGACTTCGGCCCGCACTTCCAGGTGTGGCTGCCCCCCTTCTGA
- the LOC142972873 gene encoding odorant receptor 4-like: MNLFVKIVTFNLQISRINKINKLIKDPIFGGNSAMDEELLLNNQRGMQRLYKIINISVSIAGLFWPASHFFKRYQNANAAVPSYVPFDTDTWSKFTISVLFEVVPLLWIGYGHLAFDCVMSAYYAQAEVQLKIIKHNLEHLFYANVHATAENFKYRDESDGDLKQRFIYYVQRFEKLAWYAKEIDTVFGPIMSFEFLSSSVIMCMVVYLMSFTPVASIPFMFMVVLLLITSTQVFLYCYFGNLVQYESQSIVNSVYLSDWVSVSPKFRRLLLIAMQRWSRTLAPKVSGIVPLSLSTFVSIIRSAYSMYAVLGTRKA, encoded by the exons ATGAACCTGTTCGTCAAAATCGTGACTTTCAACTTACAAATATCGAGAATCAACAAAATCAACAAGCTGATTAAAG atccAATATTTGGTGGTAACAGCGCAATGGATGAAGAACTTCTGCTCAACAATCAAAGAGGCATGCAGCGCTTGTACAAGATTATAAACATTAGCGTTTCCATTGCTGGTCTATTTTGGCCAGCATCACATTTCTTCAAGCGATACCAGAATGCGAATGCTGCTGTGCCTTCTTATGTACCTTTTGATACCGATACTTGGAGCAA ATTCACAATATCGGTGCTTTTCGAAGTAGTGCCTCTACTTTGGATAGGGTACGGTCATTTGGCATTTGACTGTGTGATGTCCGCATACTACGCGCAGGCGGAAGTCCAACTCAAGATCATCAAGCACAATTTAGAACATTTGTTCTACGCAAACGTACATGCGACTGCCGAGAATTTCAAATACAGAGATGAGAGTGATGGAGATTTGAAGCAAAGATTCATATATTATGTGCAACGATTTGAAAAACTTGCTTG gTATGCGAAGGAGATTGATACAGTATTCGGTCCTATAATGTCCTTCGAGTTCCTCTCATCTTCTGTTATAATGTGTATGGTCGTGTATTTAATGAGTTTT ACTCCCGTGGCATCTATTCCGTTTATGTTTATGGTAGTTTTACTACTAATCACATCTACACAAGTATTTCTCTATTGCTATTTCGGTAACTTGGTGCAATACGAG AGTCAATCAATCGTAAACTCTGTATATCTGAGTGACTGGGTGTCGGTATCTCCGAAGTTTCGTCGACTGCTACTGATCGCGATGCAGCGCTGGTCACGAACACTGGCGCCTAAAGTGTCAGGCATAGTGCCATTATCACTAAGCACTTTTGTATcg ATAATCCGCTCCGCATATAGCATGTATGCAGTCCTCGGCACAAGAAAAGCGTAA
- the Or88a gene encoding odorant receptor 88a, whose translation MRDHLDDVFDCLMIEIPQLNLLVKYLTLNLQVTRIDKINKLINDPIFCADGKKDEELLLTNISFMHRLSKLIIVGVSVSALFWPTSHFVRRYQDETAVVPIYVPFDTDTWGKYSISVMFEVVPLIWVGYGHIALDFVVSTYYAQAEVQMKIIKYNLEHLFDANVYTSEESFRYRDEIDEDLKKRFVYYVQRFETLAWYTKEIDEIFNPAMSFQFFTSSMSLCMVVYRLSSTPVGTVPFVFLIVLILIYSTQVFLYCYFGNLVQYESQSLLDSVYLSDWVSVSPKFRRLLLIAMQRWSRTLAPRIAGIIPLSLNTFVSILKSAYSLYAVLGTRN comes from the exons ATGCGTGATCATCTGGACGACGTATTCGACTGCCTCATGATAGAGATCCCACAGTTAAACTTACTTGTGAAGTATTTAACATTGAACCTGCAAGTTACAAGGATTGATAAGATCAACAAACTTATAAACG ATCCAATTTTCTGCGCAGACGGCAAAAAAGACGAAGAACTACTACTAACTAATATAAGCTTTATGCATCGTCTATCTAAACTCATAATCGTAGGTGTTTCTGTATCGGCATTGTTCTGGCCGACCTCGCACTTTGTGAGGCGGTACCAGGACGAAACCGCCGTGGTGCCTATCTATGTACcttttgatacagatacttggGGCAA ATACTCCATATCAGTGATGTTCGAAGTGGTTCCTTTAATCTGGGTTGGATACGGTCACATAGCCCTCGACTTCGTGGTGTCTACCTACTACGCGCAGGCCGAAGTACAAATGAAGATCATCAAGTACAATTTAGAACATTTGTTCGATGCTAACGTGTATACAAGTGAAGAAAGTTTTCGATACAGGGATGAGATTGATGAAGATTTAAAGAAGCGATTTGTATATTACGTGCAGCGTTTTGAAACTCTCGCGTG gtATACCAAAGAGATAGATGAAATATTTAATCCCGCTATGTCGTTTCAATTCTTTACATCGTCCATGTCCTTGTGTATGGTCGTCTATCGGTTGAGTTCC ACTCCAGTGGGTACCGTACCGTTTGTGTTTTTAATCGTCTTGATACTTATCTACTCAACACAAGTATTTCTCTACTGTTATTTCGGAAACTTAGTACAATATGAG AGCCAGTCACTACTAGACTCGGTATATCTGAGTGACTGGGTGTCGGTATCTCCGAAGTTTCGTCGACTGCTACTGATCGCGATGCAGCGCTGGTCACGAACACTGGCTCCTAGAATCGCCGGCATCATACCGTTGTCTCTCAACACTTTTGTATCG ATTCTCAAATCTGCGTATAGTTTGTACGCTGTATTAGGGACAAGGAACTAA